The Methanofervidicoccus sp. A16 genome has a segment encoding these proteins:
- the truD gene encoding tRNA pseudouridine(13) synthase TruD, which yields MKIRQLPEDFIVEEILDENALDEGDAFNLYLLKKINMENLRTLSYISKKFKIPLKEIGYCGLKDRHAITIQHITIPAKYGVLSLREKNLELKYLRKVGNSLKLGQLAGNKFKITIRYLKKEYLPDIGENLKKLHLGVPNYYDTQRFGSVYRSGEFIAKEYMMGNYEEALKIILTRYKKSENKLIKDLKRYIRSHWGDWRSIIRYMEDRGIRDRMFHNIIRYLEGGGEEERFKEAFKYVDIRLKKLFVSAYQSYLWNESVKSLLKKYIPKEDRTYMDYNCGTFLFYKDIEEDVLNTLKDETFPTITHDLDTKDVKEEYWKIIEDILKKEGLRIEDFNRLLDLSKPSYTERRILSIPEEIRYGEFLEDELNKGRYKITVEFQLKKGCYATMIVKRITSI from the coding sequence GTGAAAATCAGACAACTTCCAGAGGATTTTATTGTGGAGGAGATACTAGACGAGAATGCCCTTGATGAGGGAGATGCCTTTAATCTCTATTTATTAAAAAAGATAAATATGGAAAATTTAAGGACGTTGTCCTATATATCCAAAAAATTCAAGATTCCTCTAAAGGAGATAGGTTACTGTGGTTTAAAGGATAGACACGCTATTACAATCCAACATATTACCATCCCTGCAAAATATGGAGTGTTATCTCTAAGGGAGAAGAATCTGGAGTTGAAATATCTAAGGAAAGTAGGAAATTCTCTAAAGTTAGGACAGTTGGCAGGAAATAAATTTAAGATTACCATCAGATATCTCAAAAAAGAATACCTTCCCGATATAGGGGAGAATCTGAAAAAACTACATTTGGGAGTACCTAACTATTATGACACTCAGAGATTTGGAAGTGTATATAGAAGCGGGGAATTCATAGCCAAGGAGTATATGATGGGGAACTACGAAGAGGCTCTTAAGATAATACTAACGAGGTATAAAAAGAGTGAAAACAAGTTGATAAAAGATCTAAAAAGATACATAAGGAGTCATTGGGGGGATTGGAGGTCTATTATCAGGTATATGGAGGATAGAGGAATAAGGGATCGAATGTTTCACAACATAATTAGGTATCTTGAAGGTGGAGGAGAGGAAGAGAGATTCAAGGAAGCCTTTAAGTACGTAGATATTAGGTTGAAGAAGTTGTTCGTCTCTGCTTATCAGAGTTATCTCTGGAATGAATCTGTAAAGAGTCTTTTAAAGAAATATATTCCTAAAGAGGATAGAACATACATGGATTATAACTGTGGAACCTTTTTATTCTATAAAGATATAGAAGAGGACGTTCTTAATACTTTGAAAGATGAAACCTTTCCCACTATAACCCATGATCTAGACACAAAGGATGTTAAGGAGGAGTACTGGAAGATCATAGAGGATATTTTAAAGAAAGAGGGATTAAGAATAGAGGACTTCAACAGACTTCTAGATCTCTCAAAACCCTCCTATACTGAAAGAAGGATACTCTCCATCCCTGAGGAGATAAGATACGGAGAATTTTTAGAGGATGAATTAAATAAAGGTAGATATAAGATCACCGTGGAGTTTCAACTGAAGAAGGGCTGTTATGCTACTATGATAGTAAAGAGAATAACATCCATTTAA
- a CDS encoding 7-cyano-7-deazaguanine synthase, whose product MGNILFSEWTRSYRKLNDLNQLKEDIINNFQEWGVIDKKIVCMLSGGKDSATALALAKDLGLNISLAIHFTHRWSWQLSKEEAKRIADRFDVPIMFYDITKDLKKRTKGAKGRSICRICKNIMKSRTIKIAKEEGAEVIMTGDTSVEKISGPIMQYLKEKYGEVRFEKMELTPVPKKYNFLFFRPLIRCGYEDILKLVEYYNIDVRRVYEAGDRWGFWREGCPLQYCDNEALITEELLDKLYIYNERITKVAREDGRFRASIRLPSKEIIVVPVKDDVDDREKEEFIKKLGEILEKL is encoded by the coding sequence ATGGGAAATATACTATTTTCAGAGTGGACGAGAAGTTACAGAAAGTTAAATGATCTAAATCAATTGAAGGAGGATATTATAAATAACTTCCAGGAGTGGGGAGTGATAGATAAAAAGATAGTGTGTATGCTAAGTGGAGGTAAGGACAGTGCTACAGCCTTGGCGTTAGCCAAAGATCTAGGGCTCAATATATCCCTTGCTATCCATTTCACCCATAGATGGAGTTGGCAACTCTCCAAGGAGGAGGCTAAGAGAATAGCAGATAGGTTTGATGTACCTATAATGTTCTACGATATTACCAAAGATCTGAAGAAGAGGACAAAGGGGGCAAAGGGGAGGAGTATATGCAGGATATGTAAGAATATAATGAAGAGTAGAACTATAAAGATAGCAAAGGAGGAAGGGGCTGAGGTGATAATGACGGGGGATACCTCTGTGGAGAAGATATCAGGCCCTATTATGCAGTATCTAAAGGAGAAATACGGGGAGGTAAGATTTGAAAAGATGGAGTTAACTCCAGTACCTAAGAAGTACAACTTTCTATTCTTCAGGCCACTTATAAGATGTGGATATGAAGATATACTGAAACTTGTAGAGTACTATAATATAGACGTTAGGAGGGTGTACGAGGCTGGAGATAGATGGGGTTTCTGGCGGGAGGGGTGTCCATTGCAGTACTGTGATAACGAGGCACTGATAACAGAGGAACTTTTAGATAAATTATATATATACAATGAGAGGATTACAAAGGTAGCCAGGGAGGACGGTAGATTTAGGGCATCTATAAGACTTCCCTCTAAGGAAATTATAGTTGTACCTGTTAAGGACGATGTAGATGATAGGGAGAAGGAGGAGTTTATAAAGAAACTGGGAGAGATCTTAGAAAAGTTGTGA
- the rgy gene encoding reverse gyrase has protein sequence MIPIIYKEMCPNCFGEIYSSRLELGVCERCLEEEGEYSKLDLCRKLRNNKNLDKLKDYCRIWNEFKEFEKFCKNLGYELLSIQKMWAKRVLKNKSFSIVAPTGVGKSFFGVLMSLYLASKGKRCYIILPTTLLVKQTYERAVSLMGDRVGVVCYHSELSEREKREVKERIEGGDFQVLITTSNYLTRNMPSTTFDFIFVDDVDALLKSSKNIDRTLLLLGFNKELIDEAYRIILLMKRKNFDKGLELRENLKKKIENIKHGCIVIASATGKSYGDRVKLYRELLDFEVGYGINKLRDVVDIYDEIDRDKVLEYVKTLGSGGLIFISQDYSLEIAEEIENLLKENNIKAKVIHSKDKEGFEDFKEGKLDVLIGMASYYGVLVRGLDIPERVRYAIFYGIPKMKFKLREYLEKVRESKKIEVDIEGRSLEEIEEILEKDLKLKNFSLRVEGDEIYLLIPDIKTYIQASGRTSRMTEFGLTKGASILLVDDWKLFESVKKYMLFNYESEFKDVKEVNFEELIRKIDEDREKIKVGKRRGKVPDIMKSILMVVESPNKARTIASFFGRPSRRKINGVNIYEVCMGDINLIITASGGHIFDLVTKEGYYGVKIEDNIYIPIYMAIRKINGEQITDQKDIEEIIRGLMEKGEKINVINCKENIETIREIADEVDGVFIATDIDTEGEKIGYDIALNILPFNKNIYRIGFNEITRRAILRSVDAYRRGEELKLDENKVRSQLVRRIEDRWIGFKLSQKLWDVFNKNYLSAGRVQTPVLGWIIERYEEHKKKVPYLSLRLEYDIYVGKVWEGEFRGDEVEVEVDLYKKDIPPLPPFTTDTLLEEATKKFYLSTEEVMRIAQDLFELGLTTYHRTSSTRVSLDGMRVAREYLKLSNLEDYLKNREFYMEGPHECIRPTKPMDTGELIEFIKENNITLSKNHIKVYDLIFRRFIASQMKETTVLYQELYIKDIDEKIEGYVDVEFDGWSRIYNLKLRKLPKIEKDKLKVLEYSIRKVNKVPLYDEGEVVKLMKERGIGRPSTYAQIIKKLLDRGYVIKSKNKGKLIPTKLGIEVYNYLITHYPQLISEEKTRELEEVMDKIERGEMDYIEVLHSLKSVCDRI, from the coding sequence ATGATACCTATTATATACAAGGAGATGTGTCCCAACTGTTTTGGTGAGATCTACAGTAGTAGGTTGGAGTTAGGAGTGTGTGAGAGGTGTTTAGAGGAGGAGGGAGAGTATTCTAAGTTGGATCTCTGTAGAAAGTTGAGAAATAATAAGAATTTAGATAAATTAAAGGATTACTGTAGAATTTGGAATGAATTTAAGGAGTTTGAAAAGTTTTGTAAAAATTTAGGCTATGAACTCCTCAGTATTCAGAAGATGTGGGCTAAGAGGGTTTTGAAGAATAAGAGTTTCTCCATAGTTGCCCCAACTGGGGTAGGTAAGAGTTTCTTTGGAGTGTTGATGAGTCTCTATCTGGCAAGTAAGGGGAAGAGATGCTATATAATCCTACCTACAACTCTCTTAGTTAAACAGACGTACGAGAGGGCAGTGTCCCTTATGGGAGATAGAGTTGGTGTAGTGTGTTATCACTCAGAGTTAAGTGAGAGGGAGAAAAGGGAGGTTAAGGAGAGGATAGAGGGGGGGGACTTTCAGGTGTTGATTACAACATCTAACTATCTAACTAGGAACATGCCCAGTACAACCTTTGACTTTATATTTGTAGATGACGTAGATGCACTTTTAAAATCCTCCAAGAACATAGATAGGACTTTACTACTTCTAGGCTTTAATAAAGAGTTGATAGATGAGGCTTACAGGATAATACTACTGATGAAGAGGAAGAACTTCGATAAGGGGTTGGAACTTAGGGAGAACTTAAAGAAGAAGATAGAGAACATTAAACATGGCTGTATAGTTATAGCATCTGCAACTGGGAAGAGTTATGGAGATAGGGTGAAGTTGTACAGGGAGTTGTTGGACTTTGAAGTTGGATACGGTATAAACAAGTTGAGGGATGTTGTTGATATCTACGACGAGATAGATAGGGATAAGGTTTTGGAGTACGTTAAAACGTTAGGCTCTGGTGGTTTGATATTCATATCCCAGGATTACAGTTTAGAGATAGCAGAGGAAATTGAGAATCTTTTAAAGGAGAACAACATAAAGGCTAAGGTTATCCATTCGAAGGATAAGGAGGGCTTTGAGGACTTTAAAGAGGGCAAGTTAGATGTACTTATAGGGATGGCATCCTACTACGGGGTTCTAGTTAGGGGACTCGATATACCAGAGAGGGTAAGGTACGCCATATTCTACGGTATTCCAAAGATGAAGTTTAAACTTAGGGAGTACTTGGAGAAGGTAAGGGAGAGTAAAAAGATAGAGGTAGATATAGAGGGGAGATCCCTAGAGGAGATCGAAGAGATCTTAGAAAAAGATTTAAAGTTAAAGAACTTCTCCCTAAGGGTTGAAGGGGATGAGATATACCTCCTTATACCAGATATAAAAACCTACATACAGGCCTCAGGTAGAACCTCCAGGATGACAGAGTTCGGTTTAACAAAGGGTGCCTCTATACTACTTGTAGATGACTGGAAGTTATTTGAAAGTGTTAAAAAGTATATGTTGTTCAACTACGAGAGTGAATTTAAAGATGTTAAGGAGGTTAATTTTGAGGAGTTAATAAGGAAAATCGATGAGGATAGGGAGAAAATTAAGGTGGGTAAGAGGAGAGGTAAGGTACCTGATATAATGAAGTCCATCCTTATGGTTGTAGAGAGTCCAAACAAGGCGAGGACGATAGCAAGTTTCTTTGGAAGGCCCTCGAGGAGAAAGATCAACGGCGTAAATATCTACGAGGTTTGTATGGGGGACATAAACCTAATAATAACTGCCAGTGGTGGCCATATCTTCGATTTAGTTACAAAGGAGGGGTACTACGGTGTAAAGATAGAGGATAATATCTATATCCCTATCTATATGGCAATAAGGAAGATAAATGGGGAGCAGATAACTGATCAGAAAGATATAGAGGAAATAATAAGGGGGTTAATGGAGAAGGGGGAGAAGATCAACGTAATAAACTGTAAGGAGAATATAGAGACGATAAGGGAGATCGCAGATGAGGTAGATGGGGTGTTTATAGCGACAGATATAGATACAGAGGGGGAGAAGATAGGCTACGATATAGCCCTGAATATACTACCATTTAACAAAAACATCTACAGGATAGGGTTCAACGAGATAACCAGGAGGGCAATTTTAAGATCTGTAGATGCCTACAGGAGAGGTGAGGAGTTAAAGTTAGATGAGAACAAGGTTAGGAGTCAGTTAGTTAGGAGGATAGAGGATAGATGGATAGGGTTTAAACTCAGTCAGAAGTTGTGGGATGTTTTCAACAAGAATTACCTCTCTGCAGGTAGGGTGCAGACGCCAGTTTTAGGTTGGATAATAGAGAGGTACGAGGAACATAAGAAGAAGGTACCTTATCTCTCCCTAAGGTTGGAGTACGATATATACGTTGGAAAGGTATGGGAGGGGGAATTTAGGGGAGATGAGGTAGAGGTTGAGGTAGATCTCTATAAAAAAGATATCCCTCCACTACCACCATTTACCACAGATACCCTGTTGGAGGAGGCCACAAAGAAATTTTATCTAAGTACAGAGGAGGTTATGAGAATAGCCCAGGATCTCTTCGAACTTGGATTAACCACCTACCACAGAACCTCCTCCACAAGGGTATCCTTAGATGGTATGAGGGTTGCAAGGGAGTACTTGAAGTTGTCCAACTTGGAGGATTACCTTAAGAACAGGGAGTTTTACATGGAGGGGCCACATGAGTGTATAAGGCCTACGAAACCGATGGATACTGGAGAACTTATAGAGTTTATAAAGGAGAACAACATAACCCTAAGTAAGAACCATATAAAGGTGTACGACTTAATATTTAGAAGGTTTATTGCGTCCCAGATGAAGGAAACTACAGTACTCTACCAGGAGTTGTATATAAAAGATATAGATGAGAAGATAGAGGGTTATGTAGATGTGGAGTTTGACGGTTGGAGTAGGATATACAACCTGAAGTTAAGGAAACTTCCAAAGATAGAGAAGGATAAGTTAAAGGTTTTAGAGTACAGTATAAGGAAGGTAAATAAGGTGCCACTTTACGATGAGGGGGAGGTTGTAAAACTTATGAAGGAGAGAGGTATAGGAAGGCCCTCCACCTACGCCCAGATAATAAAGAAGTTGTTAGATAGAGGGTATGTAATAAAGAGTAAGAATAAAGGTAAGTTGATACCTACGAAGTTGGGAATAGAGGTTTATAACTATCTCATTACTCACTATCCACAACTTATATCTGAGGAGAAAACTAGGGAACTTGAGGAAGTTATGGATAAGATAGAGAGGGGGGAGATGGATTATATAGAGGTACTACATTCTTTAAAGTCTGTATGTGATAGGATATAA
- a CDS encoding med21 domain-containing protein, with product MFGRRFFRGICRHVLTPGAFSRFRYVGPCRCGSGPHAFYIDEMGRLIHAWDLFSRDVSEEDIEKYLEERIKYLKEELKILEEKLRNIKKKKEYLG from the coding sequence ATGTTTGGAAGAAGATTTTTCAGAGGAATATGCAGACATGTCTTAACTCCAGGAGCATTTAGTAGATTTAGATATGTAGGTCCCTGTAGATGTGGATCTGGTCCTCATGCATTCTATATAGATGAAATGGGAAGATTAATTCACGCCTGGGATCTATTCTCTAGAGATGTATCAGAAGAAGACATAGAGAAATACCTAGAGGAAAGAATTAAATATTTAAAAGAAGAGTTAAAAATATTAGAGGAAAAATTAAGAAATATCAAAAAGAAGAAAGAATACTTGGGATAA
- the cfbE gene encoding coenzyme F430 synthase, with protein sequence MILLIDINHGALDVAKEYYNLGYRDIHIWDIYGKLEKDRDILKKYNDIIKYLKIIPHREKPDISKYEEVIAPIHCPINCRFTSFHHAISKIIREKYGNIHRKFIEITGVKGKTTTTELISHILSKEYEIFINNSNRGSITPVSVLKSIDKLYENDILDNYDLFIFEVSLGITSCRYGALINVLENYPIGRGLRDALFAKMSSMKLGERVYINREVVEEYFSKVGRRIEGNVVEIDKKDAKILSKYPLKYRYKDKIVEFNRDVFGVHYVENSLFAIEICKNFLDMEDILDRIYSFKIRSRMNIRSHNPIVIENINPGLDVRSIDYAIRDFKSIFNEGVVVIGGDFGCTCEEIDTKKLGNILSNYRNYFKFILVGPLGRELREYINGEYLENLEDIYRRSPSDNMLIIYRKSISL encoded by the coding sequence ATGATACTTCTTATAGATATAAACCACGGTGCACTGGATGTTGCAAAGGAGTACTACAACTTAGGATATAGAGACATTCATATCTGGGACATCTACGGAAAGTTAGAGAAAGATAGAGATATACTAAAAAAATATAACGATATAATTAAATATTTAAAAATAATACCGCACAGGGAGAAACCAGATATCTCCAAGTATGAAGAGGTAATAGCCCCCATACACTGCCCTATAAACTGTAGATTTACATCTTTTCATCATGCCATCTCAAAGATTATAAGGGAAAAGTATGGTAACATACATAGGAAATTTATAGAGATAACGGGAGTTAAGGGAAAAACTACTACAACGGAACTTATCTCCCACATACTAAGTAAAGAATATGAAATTTTTATAAACAACAGTAATAGAGGCTCTATTACACCAGTGTCAGTGTTGAAGAGTATAGATAAATTGTATGAGAATGATATCTTGGATAACTACGATCTCTTTATATTTGAGGTATCTTTGGGTATAACATCCTGTAGATACGGGGCTCTTATAAACGTCCTGGAAAACTATCCTATAGGGAGAGGTTTAAGGGATGCCCTTTTTGCAAAAATGTCCAGTATGAAATTAGGTGAGAGGGTATATATAAACAGAGAGGTTGTTGAGGAGTACTTCAGTAAGGTAGGAAGGAGAATAGAAGGCAATGTAGTTGAGATAGATAAGAAAGATGCGAAGATACTCTCCAAGTACCCTCTGAAATACAGATATAAAGATAAAATTGTAGAATTTAACAGAGATGTATTTGGGGTTCACTACGTAGAGAACTCCCTCTTTGCCATTGAGATCTGTAAAAACTTTTTAGACATGGAAGATATCCTTGATAGGATTTACTCTTTCAAAATCAGGAGTAGAATGAATATAAGATCCCACAATCCCATCGTTATTGAAAACATAAATCCGGGGCTTGATGTAAGATCTATAGATTATGCAATAAGAGATTTTAAAAGTATCTTCAATGAAGGGGTTGTTGTAATAGGTGGAGATTTTGGATGCACCTGTGAGGAGATAGATACTAAAAAATTAGGAAATATACTAAGTAATTATAGAAATTATTTTAAGTTTATACTTGTAGGTCCTCTGGGAAGGGAGTTAAGAGAATATATAAATGGGGAGTATTTGGAGAATTTAGAGGATATCTATCGGAGGAGCCCATCAGACAATATGTTGATTATATACAGAAAATCTATATCCCTTTAG